One window from the genome of Erwinia sorbitola encodes:
- a CDS encoding DUF1294 domain-containing protein, translating into MKLNLLCYLLMALTAMGSTLLPHPLVMWFLLASVLTFLIYGADKLAARKAWRRVPESTLLLFGFAGGWPGAIAGQHIFRHKTQKQPFRRYFMISVVLNIAVLMAVYWFRTNVM; encoded by the coding sequence ATGAAACTGAATCTGTTGTGTTACCTGCTTATGGCCTTAACGGCGATGGGCAGCACTCTCCTGCCTCACCCCCTGGTGATGTGGTTTCTGCTTGCCAGTGTGCTGACGTTTCTTATTTATGGCGCGGATAAACTGGCTGCGCGCAAAGCCTGGCGCCGGGTACCTGAATCCACCTTGCTGCTGTTCGGATTTGCAGGCGGATGGCCTGGAGCGATTGCCGGTCAGCATATCTTTCGTCATAAAACGCAGAAACAGCCATTCAGACGTTACTTCATGATCAGTGTGGTGCTGAACATCGCGGTGCTGATGGCGGTATATTGGTTCAGAACAAACGTAATGTGA
- a CDS encoding Bpu10I family restriction endonuclease — MIRNNVYVHGNNISQKLSSKAKYTDRESVLFLEEIIHKYEVWKKDNLELKGPFKNSSLEEIQEIVYKRVELLNNYKDFLDIQKYAEHFDSRSNLHSSVLEEFMYYLFKDIVEEISPNALIGKSHSFKDIFFRSSSYGSMVERPCAVIEKKDHDFSIGISVNAEMNCNGSQQNEVHIWDIPAIAIECKTYLDKTMLQDVSTAAEEIKLKNPNAMYIVVAEWIKLTENINLKKYKVDQIYVLRKQKNTDREYRFLDGYVKNPIYNDAVMHLFILVKDFLTSDWEGGVNYGLQNGYLL, encoded by the coding sequence ATGATAAGAAATAATGTTTATGTTCATGGTAATAATATTTCACAGAAACTTAGTAGCAAGGCTAAATATACAGATCGAGAATCTGTTTTATTTTTAGAAGAGATAATTCATAAATATGAAGTTTGGAAGAAAGATAATTTAGAGCTTAAAGGGCCATTTAAAAACTCCTCTTTAGAGGAAATTCAAGAAATAGTATATAAGAGAGTTGAACTATTAAATAATTACAAGGACTTTCTTGATATACAAAAATATGCAGAACATTTTGATTCAAGGTCCAATCTACACTCATCTGTTCTTGAAGAGTTTATGTATTATTTATTTAAAGATATAGTTGAGGAAATAAGTCCAAATGCCCTAATAGGGAAATCACATTCGTTTAAAGATATATTTTTCAGGTCAAGTTCATATGGCAGTATGGTGGAAAGGCCCTGCGCTGTTATTGAGAAAAAGGATCATGATTTTTCGATCGGAATCAGTGTAAATGCTGAGATGAATTGTAATGGTTCTCAGCAAAATGAGGTGCATATTTGGGATATTCCTGCTATAGCAATTGAATGTAAAACGTACCTCGATAAAACAATGCTACAGGATGTTTCAACGGCAGCAGAAGAAATAAAACTTAAAAATCCAAATGCAATGTATATTGTGGTCGCGGAATGGATAAAATTAACTGAAAATATAAATTTAAAAAAATATAAGGTTGATCAGATCTATGTGCTACGCAAGCAAAAAAATACTGACAGAGAATACAGATTTTTAGATGGCTATGTAAAAAATCCAATTTACAATGATGCGGTGATGCATTTGTTTATTCTTGTGAAGGATTTTCTAACTTCTGACTGGGAGGGAGGTGTAAATTATGGGTTGCAAAATGGATATCTTCTTTAA
- a CDS encoding restriction endonuclease → MSVPTFDKFIEPVLRFLASRPDGVAAREVHEAAADTLKLDELQRADVLASGQLTYKNRAGWAHDRLKRAGLSQSLSRGKWCLTPEGFSWVLAHPQPLTREDVTHLAFDFIGVRLKQQPDAVDLDPQPEPLSTEDLALSSPDDRLEQALNELRNAVADELLENLKQVSPARFEVIVLDVLHRLGYGGHRDDLQRVGGSGDGGIDGIISLDKLGLEKVYVQAKRWQSTVGRPELQAFYGALAGQKARRGVFITTSGFTSQARDFARAVEGMVLVDGLRLVHLMIENEVGVSSRLLRVPKLDMDYFE, encoded by the coding sequence GTGTCTGTACCCACCTTCGATAAGTTTATTGAACCTGTACTGCGTTTCCTGGCCAGCAGGCCTGATGGTGTCGCTGCACGCGAAGTGCATGAGGCAGCAGCAGATACCCTCAAGCTGGATGAGCTTCAACGCGCCGATGTTCTCGCCAGCGGTCAGTTAACCTATAAAAATCGCGCTGGCTGGGCGCACGATCGTCTCAAGCGCGCTGGTTTATCGCAAAGTCTGTCACGGGGAAAATGGTGCCTTACACCAGAAGGCTTTAGCTGGGTTCTTGCACATCCTCAACCACTGACCAGGGAGGATGTCACTCATCTGGCGTTTGATTTTATTGGCGTCAGGTTAAAACAGCAGCCAGATGCCGTAGATCTTGATCCGCAACCTGAGCCGCTCAGTACAGAAGATCTGGCACTGAGCAGCCCTGATGACAGACTGGAGCAGGCATTAAATGAGCTACGTAATGCTGTCGCGGATGAGTTACTGGAGAATCTTAAACAGGTTTCCCCGGCGCGGTTTGAGGTGATTGTTCTCGATGTGCTGCATCGCCTTGGTTATGGTGGACACCGCGATGATCTCCAGCGTGTGGGTGGTTCTGGTGATGGCGGCATTGATGGCATTATCTCGCTGGATAAGCTGGGGCTGGAAAAAGTCTATGTGCAGGCGAAGCGCTGGCAAAGTACTGTAGGTCGTCCTGAGCTTCAGGCCTTTTATGGTGCGCTGGCAGGGCAAAAAGCCAGGCGTGGGGTGTTTATCACCACATCAGGTTTTACCTCTCAGGCACGTGACTTTGCCCGCGCAGTAGAGGGAATGGTGCTGGTAGACGGGCTGCGTCTTGTTCATCTGATGATTGAAAACGAGGTGGGCGTTTCTTCGCGGTTGCTGCGTGTACCTAAGCTGGATATGGATTATTTCGAGTGA
- the malT gene encoding HTH-type transcriptional regulator MalT, with protein sequence MLIPSKLSRPVRQQNTVVRDRLLTKLSSAPNYRLTLVASPAGYGKTTLVAHWAAGKSDLGWYSLDESDNLPERFASYLIAAVQQASGGHCVKSEALSLKHQYASLSALFAQLFVELSDWHRPLLLVIDDYHLISNDAIHEGMRFFLRHQPENLSLVVLSRTLPPLGIANLRVREQLLELNATHLAFTHPETQQFFDNRLKDPIDQADSSRLCDDVAGWATALQLIALSARQSSTPSRQSTQQSARKLSGLNASHLSDYLVDEVLDRVDAPTRDFLLRCSLLRSMNDALIVRLTGGDNGQQRLEELERQGLFIHRMDDTGEWFNFHPLFASFLRQRCQWELANELPAIHRAAAEGWLSQGFPAEAIHHALGADDIDMLRDIMLQHAWSLFNQSELALLEECLAALPYDRLIQNPKLVLLQAWLAQSQHRYAEVDTLLAQAESEMLKRNIVMDEDLNAEFNALRAQVAINDGRQDEAEQLAAEALRFLPYESFYSRIVATSVTGEIQHCKGDLARALPLMQQTEQIALRHEAYHYALWALLQQSEILIAQGFLQAAFEMQERAFELVREQHLEQLPMHEFLLRLRSQLLWSWSRLDDAEDAARQGLEVLTNFQPQQQLQCLAMLAKCSLARGQLDNAHHHLQRCEALLKTGQYHIDWLTNADKPRVTYWQMTDDKAAARQWLQQARKPDMADNHFQQGQWRNIARMQILLEKFDEAEVVLDELNQNARQLRLTSDLNRNLLLSNLLYWHTGRKDEAQRALIEALGLANRTGFISHFVIEGEMMAQQLRQLIQLNLLPDLEQRRAQQILREINQHHRHKFAHFDEGFVNKLLTHPQVPELIRTSPLTQREWQVLGLIYSGYSNDQIAGELDVASTTIKTHIRNLYQKLGVAHRQEAVQQAQHLLQVMGYGA encoded by the coding sequence ATGCTGATCCCATCAAAACTGAGCCGCCCGGTGCGGCAGCAAAATACCGTCGTGCGCGATCGACTGCTGACAAAGCTCTCGTCGGCACCCAACTATCGTCTGACCCTGGTCGCCAGCCCGGCAGGCTATGGCAAGACGACGCTGGTGGCACACTGGGCCGCGGGTAAGAGCGATCTGGGCTGGTATTCCCTTGATGAAAGCGACAACCTGCCGGAGCGTTTTGCCAGCTATCTGATCGCTGCGGTTCAACAGGCCAGCGGCGGCCACTGCGTAAAAAGCGAAGCACTGAGCCTGAAGCATCAGTACGCCAGCCTGTCGGCGCTGTTCGCCCAGCTGTTTGTTGAGCTGTCCGACTGGCACCGCCCGCTGCTGCTGGTGATCGATGATTATCATCTGATTTCTAACGATGCGATCCATGAAGGGATGCGCTTCTTTTTACGACATCAGCCTGAGAACCTCTCACTGGTGGTACTTTCACGCACCCTGCCGCCGTTAGGCATCGCCAACCTGCGCGTGCGCGAGCAGCTGCTCGAACTGAATGCCACGCATCTGGCGTTTACTCACCCTGAGACTCAGCAATTTTTCGACAACCGCCTGAAGGATCCCATCGACCAGGCTGACAGCAGCCGCCTGTGTGATGACGTCGCCGGTTGGGCCACCGCCTTACAGCTGATCGCACTTTCGGCACGCCAGTCCAGCACGCCTTCACGGCAGTCAACGCAGCAGTCTGCCCGCAAGCTTTCGGGCCTGAACGCCAGCCATCTTTCAGATTATCTGGTTGATGAAGTGCTGGATCGCGTGGATGCACCGACCCGTGATTTCCTGCTGCGCTGCTCGCTGCTGCGCTCGATGAATGATGCCCTGATTGTGCGCCTGACCGGCGGTGACAATGGTCAGCAGCGCCTGGAAGAGTTAGAGCGCCAGGGCCTGTTTATCCACCGTATGGATGACACCGGCGAATGGTTCAACTTCCATCCTTTATTTGCCTCCTTCCTGCGTCAGCGCTGCCAGTGGGAGCTGGCGAATGAGCTGCCTGCCATCCACCGTGCCGCCGCAGAGGGCTGGCTGTCACAGGGGTTCCCGGCGGAGGCGATTCATCATGCCCTGGGGGCCGATGATATCGATATGCTGCGCGATATTATGCTGCAACACGCCTGGTCGCTGTTTAATCAGAGCGAGCTGGCCCTGCTGGAAGAGTGTCTGGCTGCGCTACCCTACGACCGTCTGATCCAGAACCCTAAGCTGGTGCTGCTACAGGCGTGGCTGGCCCAGAGCCAGCATCGTTACGCGGAGGTCGACACCCTGCTGGCGCAGGCAGAGAGCGAGATGCTAAAGCGTAATATCGTGATGGATGAGGATCTGAACGCCGAGTTTAATGCGCTGCGTGCGCAGGTAGCCATCAATGACGGACGCCAGGATGAAGCGGAACAGCTGGCCGCCGAAGCGCTGCGTTTTCTGCCCTATGAGAGTTTCTACAGCCGGATTGTTGCCACCTCGGTGACCGGAGAGATTCAGCACTGTAAAGGCGACCTCGCCCGCGCCCTGCCGCTGATGCAGCAGACGGAGCAGATTGCGCTCCGCCACGAAGCCTATCACTACGCGCTTTGGGCGCTGCTACAGCAGAGCGAGATTCTGATCGCCCAGGGATTCTTGCAGGCGGCCTTTGAGATGCAGGAGCGCGCCTTTGAACTGGTGCGCGAGCAGCATCTGGAACAGCTGCCGATGCATGAGTTTTTACTGCGTCTGCGTTCGCAGCTGCTGTGGTCGTGGTCGCGCCTCGACGATGCCGAAGATGCGGCACGCCAGGGCCTTGAAGTACTGACCAACTTCCAGCCCCAGCAGCAGCTACAGTGCCTGGCGATGCTGGCGAAGTGCTCGCTGGCGCGCGGCCAGCTTGATAATGCTCATCATCATTTGCAGCGTTGCGAAGCGCTGTTAAAAACCGGGCAATATCATATCGACTGGCTGACCAACGCCGATAAACCTCGGGTCACTTACTGGCAGATGACCGATGATAAAGCGGCCGCGCGGCAGTGGCTGCAACAGGCACGCAAGCCCGATATGGCAGACAACCACTTCCAGCAGGGCCAGTGGCGTAATATTGCCCGCATGCAGATTTTGCTGGAGAAGTTTGATGAAGCCGAAGTGGTGCTGGATGAGCTGAATCAGAATGCGCGCCAGCTGCGCCTGACCAGCGACCTGAACCGCAATCTGCTGCTGAGTAATCTGCTTTACTGGCACACCGGCCGCAAAGATGAAGCACAGCGCGCCCTGATTGAAGCGCTGGGGCTGGCGAACCGTACCGGGTTTATCAGCCACTTTGTGATCGAAGGCGAGATGATGGCACAGCAGCTGCGCCAGCTGATTCAGCTCAACCTGCTGCCCGACCTTGAGCAGCGCCGCGCCCAGCAGATTTTACGCGAGATTAATCAGCACCATCGCCACAAGTTCGCGCATTTCGACGAAGGTTTTGTCAATAAGCTGCTGACCCATCCACAGGTGCCTGAACTGATCCGCACCAGCCCGCTCACCCAGCGTGAATGGCAGGTGCTGGGGCTGATCTACTCCGGCTACAGCAACGATCAGATCGCCGGGGAACTTGACGTCGCCTCAACGACGATCAAAACCCATATTCGAAATCTGTATCAAAAGCTGGGCGTGGCACACCGCCAGGAAGCCGTGCAGCAGGCGCAGCATCTGTTGCAGGTGATGGGATACGGGGCGTAA
- a CDS encoding DNA cytosine methyltransferase translates to MSKVKVLDTFAGAGGFSLGFHMAGAEIIGAIEVDSWATETFKFNHPESLVIKKDISQFSDEEILHTFKNNKPDIILGGPPCQGFSIANKKNGDHKDPRNSLFEEFLRIGKILSPMVMIMENVPNIVKAKTKDGIFVVDIIKEELSSLGYHVYHNILESTDFGVPQIRRRLFIIASKKELKNPFPNPTHNITGSDGLKKTPTLWDAISDLPQINAREGSEEMEYVKQALTDYQKQLREDSDKISNHKAMNHSKRLVERFSSMTWGQSTSDVPEHLKPYKRNSKEISEKVYDQNNRRMHPNKPCHTIAASFYANFVHPYLNRNFTAREGARIQSFPDWYVFKGKPTVVSHKLLQREGREDEKYLCQYNQIGNAVPPLMAKEIALNIFSEVFYNDKK, encoded by the coding sequence ATGAGTAAAGTTAAAGTATTAGACACCTTCGCTGGAGCTGGGGGGTTTAGTCTAGGATTCCATATGGCAGGCGCCGAAATAATTGGTGCTATTGAGGTTGATAGTTGGGCAACTGAAACATTTAAATTTAACCATCCTGAGTCATTGGTGATAAAAAAAGACATATCACAGTTTAGTGATGAGGAAATATTGCATACTTTTAAAAACAACAAGCCTGATATTATACTTGGTGGGCCTCCATGCCAAGGTTTTTCAATAGCAAATAAAAAGAATGGCGATCATAAAGATCCACGGAATTCATTATTCGAAGAATTTCTTCGCATTGGTAAAATATTATCACCAATGGTAATGATAATGGAGAATGTTCCGAATATCGTTAAAGCAAAAACAAAAGATGGAATATTTGTAGTCGATATCATAAAAGAGGAACTGTCCTCATTAGGATACCATGTATATCACAATATTTTGGAGTCAACAGATTTTGGTGTGCCGCAAATAAGAAGAAGGTTGTTTATTATAGCATCGAAAAAAGAATTGAAAAATCCATTTCCGAATCCTACACATAACATAACTGGTAGTGATGGTTTGAAAAAAACCCCCACATTGTGGGATGCTATCTCAGATCTCCCTCAAATTAATGCCAGGGAAGGTAGCGAAGAGATGGAATATGTTAAACAAGCTTTAACTGATTATCAAAAACAACTCAGGGAGGATAGTGATAAAATATCTAACCATAAGGCAATGAATCATTCAAAAAGATTAGTTGAACGTTTTTCTTCCATGACTTGGGGCCAATCTACTTCTGATGTTCCTGAACATTTAAAACCGTATAAAAGAAATAGCAAAGAAATCTCTGAAAAGGTATATGATCAGAATAATAGGCGTATGCATCCTAATAAACCATGTCATACAATTGCAGCTTCATTTTATGCAAATTTCGTTCATCCCTATTTAAATCGAAACTTTACTGCGAGAGAGGGAGCTAGAATTCAGTCATTTCCAGATTGGTACGTGTTTAAGGGGAAACCTACAGTAGTAAGTCATAAGCTTTTGCAGAGAGAAGGTCGTGAAGATGAAAAGTACTTATGTCAATATAATCAAATAGGAAATGCAGTTCCACCACTAATGGCAAAGGAAATTGCGTTAAATATCTTTAGTGAGGTATTTTATAATGATAAGAAATAA